From Pseudomonas putida, one genomic window encodes:
- a CDS encoding DUF1289 domain-containing protein, whose protein sequence is MPNQSIKTPCVGLCSTVYGDTVCRGCKRFHHEVIHWNAYDDDQKRAVLLRLEQLLVQVMMAKLEVFDANLLRQQLQQRAIRFVEQQSEYCWAYQLIARGARLIRDLEAYGMALLPEFRDWELPQLRDAIDREFFLLSEAHYQRYIAPGFLRAELR, encoded by the coding sequence ATGCCCAACCAGTCCATCAAGACCCCTTGCGTCGGCCTTTGCTCCACGGTGTATGGAGACACGGTGTGCCGTGGCTGCAAGCGTTTCCATCACGAAGTCATCCACTGGAACGCGTACGACGACGACCAGAAGCGTGCCGTTTTGCTGCGCCTGGAGCAGTTGCTGGTACAGGTGATGATGGCCAAGCTGGAGGTGTTCGATGCCAACCTGCTGCGCCAGCAGCTGCAGCAGCGCGCCATACGCTTCGTCGAGCAGCAGTCCGAGTACTGCTGGGCGTATCAGCTGATTGCCCGCGGTGCCCGCCTGATTCGCGACCTGGAAGCGTACGGGATGGCGTTGCTGCCCGAGTTTCGTGACTGGGAGCTGCCGCAGTTGCGCGATGCCATCGATCGGGAATTCTTTTTGCTGTCCGAGGCGCATTACCAGCGCTACATCGCGCCTGGGTTCCTGCGTGCCGAACTGAGGTAA